A genomic segment from Pseudomonas sessilinigenes encodes:
- a CDS encoding lysine N(6)-hydroxylase/L-ornithine N(5)-oxygenase family protein: MTQAIASAHVHDLIGIGFGPSNLALAIALEERGQEHGPLDAVFLDKQADYRWHGNTLVTQSELQISFLKDLVTLRNPTSPYSFVNYLKHHGRLVDFINLGTFYPCRMEFNDYLRWVAGHFQEHSRYGEEVLGIEPVLHNQQVEALRVISRDAQGAEQVRTTRSVVVSTGGTPRVPELFKGLKGDARVFHHSQYLERMAQQPCVNGKPMNIAIIGGGQSAAEAFIDLNDSFPSVQADIIMRGSALKPADDSPFVNEVFSPAFTDLVFQQNDSERERLVSEYQNTNYSVVDIDLIERIYGIFYRQKVSGVPRHAFRTLTTVEKATATDLGIELILRHGASGEREVRHYDAVVLATGYERNLYRDLLAPLQAYLGDFEVDRNYRLITDERCKAGVYLQGFSQASHGLSDTLLSVLPIRAQEIADSLYEHGKTRGHSRSVRDMLLATAS, encoded by the coding sequence ATGACACAGGCAATTGCATCGGCCCACGTTCACGATTTGATCGGTATCGGTTTCGGCCCCTCGAACCTGGCGCTGGCCATTGCGCTGGAAGAGCGCGGGCAGGAGCACGGCCCCCTGGACGCGGTGTTCCTCGACAAGCAGGCGGACTATCGCTGGCATGGCAACACCCTGGTGACCCAGAGCGAGCTGCAGATTTCCTTCCTCAAGGACCTGGTGACCCTGCGCAACCCAACCAGTCCCTATTCCTTCGTCAACTACCTCAAGCACCACGGGCGCCTGGTGGACTTCATCAACCTGGGCACCTTCTATCCGTGCCGCATGGAGTTCAACGATTACCTGCGCTGGGTGGCCGGGCATTTCCAGGAGCACAGTCGCTACGGTGAAGAAGTGCTGGGTATCGAGCCCGTGCTGCATAACCAGCAGGTCGAGGCGCTGCGGGTGATCTCCCGCGACGCCCAGGGCGCCGAGCAGGTGCGCACCACTCGCTCGGTGGTGGTCAGCACCGGTGGCACGCCGCGGGTTCCGGAACTGTTCAAGGGGCTCAAGGGCGATGCGCGGGTCTTCCACCATTCCCAGTACCTGGAGCGCATGGCCCAACAGCCTTGCGTCAACGGCAAACCGATGAACATCGCCATCATCGGTGGCGGGCAAAGCGCCGCGGAAGCCTTCATCGATCTCAACGACAGCTTCCCCTCGGTGCAGGCCGACATCATCATGCGTGGCTCGGCCCTCAAGCCGGCCGACGACAGTCCGTTCGTCAACGAAGTATTCTCCCCGGCCTTCACCGACCTGGTGTTCCAGCAGAACGACAGCGAGCGCGAGCGTCTGGTCAGCGAGTACCAGAACACCAACTACTCGGTGGTGGACATCGACCTGATCGAGCGCATCTACGGGATTTTCTATCGCCAGAAGGTCTCCGGTGTTCCGCGCCATGCGTTCCGCACCCTGACCACCGTCGAGAAGGCCACCGCCACCGACCTGGGCATCGAGCTGATCCTGCGCCATGGCGCCAGTGGCGAGCGTGAGGTGCGCCACTACGACGCCGTGGTCCTGGCTACCGGCTACGAGCGCAACCTGTACCGCGACCTGCTGGCGCCGCTGCAGGCCTACCTGGGTGACTTCGAGGTGGATCGCAACTACCGCCTGATCACTGACGAGCGCTGCAAGGCCGGTGTCTACCTGCAGGGCTTCAGCCAGGCCAGCCACGGCTTGAGCGATACCCTCTTGTCGGTGCTGCCGATCCGCGCCCAGGAGATCGCCGATTCGCTGTACGAGCATGGCAAGACCCGCGGTCACAGCCGCTCGGTTCGCGACATGCTGCTGGCCACCGCCAGCTGA
- a CDS encoding sigma-70 family RNA polymerase sigma factor — MLESYYRELMCFLHAKLGNRQVAEDVVHDAYVRVLERTSDTPIEQPRAFLYRTALNLVIDGHRRNALRQSEPLEVLDNEERYFNPSPQTSLDQGQRLDMLQRALAELPRLCRESFLLRKLEGMSHLQIAEQLGISRSLVEKHIVNAMKHCRVRLRQWEAQ; from the coding sequence ATGTTGGAAAGTTACTATCGCGAGCTGATGTGCTTCCTCCATGCCAAGCTGGGTAATCGCCAGGTGGCCGAGGATGTAGTGCACGACGCTTACGTCCGGGTGCTGGAGCGTACGAGCGATACGCCAATCGAGCAGCCGCGGGCGTTTCTCTACCGCACGGCGCTGAACCTGGTGATCGATGGCCATCGGCGCAATGCCTTGCGCCAGTCGGAGCCGCTTGAGGTGCTGGACAACGAAGAGCGCTATTTCAACCCGTCGCCGCAAACCAGCCTGGACCAGGGCCAGCGCCTGGACATGCTGCAGCGGGCCTTGGCGGAACTGCCCCGCCTGTGTCGCGAGAGTTTCCTGCTGCGCAAGCTCGAGGGCATGTCCCACTTGCAGATCGCCGAGCAATTGGGCATTTCCCGCAGCCTGGTGGAAAAACACATCGTCAATGCGATGAAACACTGCCGGGTTCGCCTGCGCCAGTGGGAAGCCCAATAG
- a CDS encoding efflux RND transporter periplasmic adaptor subunit: protein MKRPRNSRRALLAALCVIPIVAIAAWKFIPSGRDQFSTVQVRRGDIESSVTALGTLQPRRYVDVGAQASGQIRKIHVEAGDAVKEGQLLVEIDPSTQQAKLDASRFAIENLQAQLQEQYAQNQLARQKYQRQQNLAAGGATRDEDVQTAQAELKATQARIDMYKAQIRQAQASLRSDQAELGYTRIYAPLSGTVVAVDAREGQTLNAQQQTPLILRIAKLSPMTVWAEVSEADIGHVKPGMSAYFTTLSGGGRRWTSTVRQILPIPPKPLNETSQGGGSPSSTSKRGSGRVVLYTVLLDVDNSDNALMAEMTTQVFFVADSAKDVLTAPIAALQDGDAPGQQIARVVASNGAVSERKVRVGISDRLRVQILEGLNEGDHLLIGPANSSGG from the coding sequence ATGAAACGTCCTCGAAACTCCCGACGCGCCCTGCTTGCCGCACTCTGTGTGATCCCCATCGTCGCCATCGCCGCCTGGAAGTTCATTCCGTCAGGGCGCGACCAGTTCAGCACCGTGCAAGTGCGCCGGGGCGATATCGAAAGCAGCGTCACAGCCCTGGGCACCTTGCAACCGCGCCGCTATGTGGATGTCGGCGCCCAGGCCTCCGGGCAGATCCGCAAGATCCATGTGGAAGCCGGTGACGCGGTAAAAGAAGGCCAGTTGCTGGTGGAAATCGACCCCTCCACCCAACAGGCCAAGCTCGATGCCAGCCGCTTCGCCATCGAGAACCTGCAGGCCCAGTTGCAAGAGCAATACGCCCAGAACCAGTTGGCCCGGCAGAAGTACCAACGCCAGCAGAACCTCGCCGCCGGCGGTGCGACCCGCGATGAGGACGTACAAACCGCCCAGGCCGAACTCAAGGCCACCCAGGCGCGGATCGACATGTACAAGGCGCAGATCCGCCAGGCCCAGGCCAGCCTGCGCAGCGACCAGGCAGAGCTGGGCTATACCCGCATCTATGCCCCCCTGTCCGGCACCGTGGTGGCGGTGGATGCCCGCGAAGGCCAGACCCTCAACGCCCAACAACAGACTCCGCTGATCCTGCGGATCGCCAAGCTGTCGCCAATGACCGTATGGGCCGAGGTTTCGGAAGCCGACATCGGCCACGTGAAACCCGGCATGAGCGCCTACTTCACCACCCTGAGCGGCGGCGGCCGGCGCTGGACCAGCACCGTGCGCCAGATCCTGCCGATCCCGCCCAAGCCATTGAACGAAACCAGCCAGGGCGGGGGCAGCCCCAGCAGCACCAGCAAGCGTGGCAGCGGCCGCGTGGTGCTCTACACCGTGTTGCTGGATGTGGACAACTCCGACAACGCGCTGATGGCGGAGATGACCACCCAGGTGTTCTTCGTCGCCGACTCGGCCAAGGACGTACTCACCGCGCCCATCGCCGCACTGCAGGACGGCGATGCTCCCGGCCAGCAGATTGCCCGGGTCGTGGCCAGCAACGGCGCCGTCAGCGAGCGCAAGGTCCGGGTTGGCATCAGCGATCGCCTGCGGGTGCAGATCCTCGAAGGCTTGAACGAAGGTGACCACCTGCTGATCGGCCCTGCCAACAGCAGCGGAGGTTGA
- a CDS encoding MacB family efflux pump subunit, whose amino-acid sequence MQTPLIDLRSIRKSYGGGDSPQVDVLRGIDLSIHAGEFVAIVGASGSGKSTLMNILGCLDRPTSGEYLFAGENVARLDSDELAWLRREAFGFVFQGYHLIPSGSAQENVEMPAIYAGTPAAERHARAAALLERLGLGSRTGNRPHQLSGGQQQRVSIARALMNGGHIILADEPTGALDSHSGAEVMALLDELASQGHVVILITHDREVAARAKRIIEIRDGEIISDTADTDPSVQASANAGALQAVDLRQRLADGSEPTGAWKGELVEAVQAAWRVMWLNRFRTALTLLGIIIGVASVVVMLAVGEGSKRQVMAQMGAFGSNIIYLSGYSPNPRTPEGIVTLDDVAALAALPQVKRIMAVNGAKAGVRFGNADYMSYVGGNDTNFPAIFNWPVVQGSYFSEADERSAAAVAVIGHKVREKLLKDVANPIGQYILIENVPFQVVGVLAEKGASSGDSDSDDRIAVPYSAASIRLFDSRDPQYVAIAAADASRVKETEREIDELMLRLHHGKRDYELTNNAAMIQAEARTQNTLSLMLGAIAAISLLVGGIGVMNIMLMTVRERTREIGIRMATGARQRDILRQFLTEAVMLSVVGGLTGIGVALIIGGVLILSEVAVAFSLAAVLGAFACALVTGVVFGFMPARKAARLDPVTALTSE is encoded by the coding sequence ATGCAAACGCCCCTGATCGACCTGCGCAGCATCCGCAAATCCTATGGTGGCGGCGACAGCCCGCAGGTGGATGTCCTGCGCGGCATCGACCTGTCGATCCATGCCGGGGAATTCGTGGCCATCGTCGGTGCCTCGGGCTCCGGCAAGTCGACCCTGATGAACATCCTCGGCTGCCTGGATCGACCGACCTCCGGCGAGTACCTGTTCGCCGGCGAGAACGTCGCCCGGCTCGACAGTGACGAACTGGCCTGGCTACGCCGGGAAGCCTTCGGCTTCGTGTTCCAGGGTTATCACCTGATTCCCTCGGGCTCGGCCCAGGAAAACGTCGAGATGCCGGCGATCTATGCCGGCACCCCGGCCGCCGAACGCCACGCCCGCGCTGCCGCCCTGCTGGAGCGCCTGGGCCTGGGCAGCCGTACCGGCAACCGTCCGCACCAATTGTCAGGTGGCCAGCAGCAGCGGGTGTCCATCGCCCGCGCGCTGATGAACGGCGGCCACATCATCCTCGCCGACGAACCCACCGGCGCCCTGGACAGCCACAGCGGCGCCGAGGTCATGGCCCTGCTGGACGAACTGGCCAGCCAGGGCCACGTGGTGATCCTCATCACCCACGACCGCGAAGTGGCTGCCCGGGCCAAGCGCATCATCGAGATCCGCGACGGCGAGATCATCAGCGACACCGCCGATACCGACCCTAGCGTGCAAGCCAGCGCCAACGCCGGCGCCCTGCAGGCCGTGGACCTGCGCCAGCGCCTGGCCGATGGCAGCGAACCTACTGGAGCCTGGAAAGGCGAGCTGGTGGAAGCGGTGCAGGCAGCCTGGCGAGTGATGTGGCTCAACCGCTTCCGCACCGCCCTGACCCTGCTGGGGATCATCATCGGCGTGGCGTCGGTGGTGGTGATGCTGGCGGTGGGCGAAGGCAGCAAGCGCCAGGTAATGGCGCAGATGGGGGCCTTTGGCTCCAACATCATCTACCTGAGCGGCTATTCGCCCAACCCCCGAACCCCAGAGGGCATCGTGACCCTGGATGACGTCGCGGCCTTGGCCGCCCTACCACAGGTAAAGCGCATCATGGCGGTCAATGGCGCAAAAGCCGGGGTACGCTTCGGCAATGCCGACTACATGAGCTACGTGGGTGGCAACGACACCAACTTCCCGGCGATCTTCAATTGGCCCGTCGTCCAAGGCAGCTATTTCAGCGAAGCCGACGAACGCTCTGCCGCGGCCGTGGCGGTCATCGGCCACAAGGTCCGGGAAAAACTGCTCAAGGATGTGGCCAACCCCATTGGCCAGTACATCCTGATCGAAAACGTGCCCTTCCAAGTGGTTGGCGTATTGGCGGAAAAAGGTGCGAGTTCCGGCGACAGCGATAGCGACGACCGTATCGCTGTGCCCTATTCCGCGGCCAGCATTCGCCTGTTCGATAGCCGCGATCCGCAATACGTGGCAATCGCCGCGGCCGATGCAAGTCGGGTCAAGGAAACCGAGCGTGAAATTGATGAGCTCATGCTGCGCCTGCACCACGGCAAACGCGACTACGAACTGACCAACAACGCCGCGATGATCCAGGCCGAGGCCCGGACCCAGAACACCCTGTCGCTGATGCTCGGCGCCATCGCCGCCATCTCCCTGCTGGTCGGCGGTATCGGCGTGATGAACATCATGCTCATGACCGTGCGCGAGCGCACCCGCGAGATCGGCATTCGCATGGCCACCGGTGCCCGCCAGCGGGACATCCTGCGCCAGTTCCTCACCGAGGCGGTGATGCTCTCGGTGGTCGGCGGACTGACCGGCATCGGCGTGGCCCTGATCATCGGCGGCGTGCTGATTCTCAGCGAAGTGGCGGTAGCATTTTCCCTGGCCGCGGTACTCGGCGCCTTCGCCTGCGCCCTGGTCACCGGCGTCGTCTTCGGCTTCATGCCGGCCCGCAAAGCTGCCCGGCTCGACCCGGTCACGGCCCTTACCAGTGAATGA
- a CDS encoding efflux transporter outer membrane subunit: protein MKTTLTLIAASVLLAACSSSTPHPDSGLQAPKAWQAPSHREGQQQDPRWWARFGSPELDRLIAEARTGSHDLAAAMARVRQAQASAIVAGAPLLPSVEGSVNASRQKRMGGKGSNQQSSTSSDRTVNTFDAGLSATYEVDFWGGRRAARDSAVLGAQASEFDRATVELTLLSGVANNYAQLLALREQTRIAELNLANAQRVLRLVQTRYDSGSATALELAQQKSLVAAQQRQVPLVQQQAEEALITLATLLGRPVQSLALNAQPFAELTWPDIDAGVPSELLARRPDIASAEVRLAAAQADVSVARAAMLPTVTLTARLGSSANKFDDVLRNPFYNLASGLVAPIFNAGRLSAERDRATARQEELLETYRGAIINGFADVEKALNGIRGLDQQRQWQSEELEQAQRAFDIAQSRYQAGAADLLSVLDTQRTLYAAQDQNVQLRLSRLQSSVALYKALGGGWQASTPATR, encoded by the coding sequence ATGAAGACCACCCTGACCCTGATAGCCGCCAGCGTCTTGCTGGCGGCCTGCAGCAGCTCCACCCCACACCCGGATAGCGGCCTGCAAGCACCAAAGGCCTGGCAGGCCCCCTCCCATCGCGAAGGCCAACAGCAAGACCCTCGCTGGTGGGCCCGTTTTGGCAGCCCGGAACTGGACCGCCTGATCGCCGAAGCGCGAACCGGCAGCCATGACCTGGCAGCGGCGATGGCCCGAGTGCGCCAGGCCCAGGCCAGCGCCATCGTGGCCGGCGCGCCGCTCCTGCCCTCGGTCGAAGGCAGCGTCAATGCCAGCCGGCAAAAGCGCATGGGTGGCAAAGGCAGCAACCAGCAAAGCAGCACCAGCAGCGACAGGACCGTGAATACGTTCGACGCCGGGCTGAGCGCCACTTATGAAGTCGATTTCTGGGGTGGCAGGCGCGCGGCCCGCGATAGCGCCGTGCTCGGCGCCCAGGCCAGCGAATTCGACCGGGCAACGGTAGAGCTGACCCTGCTCAGCGGCGTGGCCAACAACTACGCCCAGCTACTTGCGCTACGGGAACAGACCCGGATCGCCGAGCTCAACCTGGCCAACGCCCAGCGCGTCCTGCGCCTGGTCCAGACCCGCTACGACTCAGGCTCGGCCACGGCCCTGGAACTGGCCCAGCAAAAGAGCCTGGTGGCAGCCCAGCAACGCCAGGTACCGCTGGTGCAGCAGCAGGCCGAAGAAGCCCTGATCACCCTCGCCACCCTACTCGGCCGGCCAGTGCAGAGCCTGGCCCTGAACGCACAACCTTTCGCCGAGCTGACCTGGCCGGACATCGATGCCGGGGTGCCCAGTGAGTTGCTGGCCCGCCGCCCGGATATCGCCAGCGCCGAAGTCCGGCTCGCGGCAGCCCAGGCCGATGTCAGTGTGGCCCGGGCCGCCATGCTGCCCACCGTGACCCTGACGGCAAGGCTGGGCTCGAGCGCCAACAAATTCGACGACGTCCTGCGCAACCCCTTCTACAACCTGGCTTCCGGCCTGGTGGCACCGATCTTCAACGCCGGGCGCCTGAGCGCGGAGCGCGACCGGGCCACGGCGCGCCAGGAAGAGCTGCTGGAGACCTATCGCGGGGCGATCATCAACGGCTTCGCCGATGTGGAAAAAGCCCTCAACGGCATTCGTGGCCTGGACCAGCAACGGCAATGGCAGAGCGAGGAGCTGGAACAGGCGCAACGGGCGTTCGATATCGCCCAGAGTCGCTACCAGGCCGGGGCCGCAGACCTGCTGTCGGTCCTGGACACCCAGCGCACCCTCTACGCTGCACAGGACCAGAACGTGCAACTGCGCCTGTCGCGATTGCAATCGAGCGTCGCGCTGTACAAGGCACTGGGAGGCGGTTGGCAGGCATCCACACCAGCCACGCGCTAG
- a CDS encoding DUF3349 domain-containing protein has protein sequence MPLRTELDEPLAEAVSALKEAFPDGVAPSDYHALLAVLYEHFSDRNLAQVVAQLTQRDPALVLNDIHQAVTLAKPSPQAIASLNTHLHHHGVAKLLADD, from the coding sequence ATGCCCCTCAGAACCGAGCTGGACGAGCCATTGGCAGAAGCCGTATCAGCGCTGAAAGAAGCCTTCCCGGACGGTGTCGCGCCCTCCGACTACCACGCCCTGCTGGCCGTCCTGTATGAGCACTTTTCAGATCGCAACCTGGCGCAAGTCGTTGCGCAGCTGACCCAGCGGGACCCCGCACTCGTGCTGAACGACATCCACCAGGCCGTGACCCTCGCCAAGCCCAGCCCGCAGGCGATCGCATCGCTGAACACCCACCTGCACCACCACGGCGTCGCCAAGCTCCTGGCTGACGACTGA
- a CDS encoding SMI1/KNR4 family protein — translation MDFDDFKQLLDHQRKANPIWFELPSDSLATEAAIIEFEKSMALRLPAQYRHFLKVCGGGYFALGIVYSLDQASDFNLGRNNSAGSSHLLFSDNGCGDFYGFGIENGQCLEQVLFFDHGLEQWQQTRYPGLFSFLADTALAN, via the coding sequence ATGGATTTCGACGACTTCAAGCAACTGCTGGACCACCAGCGCAAGGCCAACCCCATCTGGTTCGAACTGCCCTCGGACAGCCTCGCCACCGAAGCTGCAATCATCGAATTTGAAAAGTCCATGGCGCTGCGCCTCCCTGCTCAATACCGGCATTTCCTCAAGGTATGTGGCGGCGGTTACTTTGCCTTGGGAATCGTGTACTCGCTGGACCAGGCCAGCGATTTCAACCTGGGTAGAAACAACAGCGCCGGCAGCAGCCATTTGCTGTTTTCAGACAATGGCTGCGGCGACTTCTACGGCTTCGGGATAGAAAACGGCCAATGCCTGGAGCAGGTGCTGTTTTTCGACCACGGCCTGGAACAATGGCAACAGACCAGGTACCCAGGACTGTTCAGCTTCCTGGCCGACACAGCCCTTGCCAACTGA
- the pvdP gene encoding pyoverdine maturation tyrosinase PvdP produces the protein MRFSRRGFLTGLAVTGAAIPVAIYTQKELLRQDVRRKEEQEITPGEAKLEVAQDPGIRLADHLRGIWDIEFLDADGPHALPRRGCELLLDAGPAGRGLRGFLGRPESLRDDKGEAFLVLGDLASVDAAKLRWRLYPDGQIAGSPSHECRVVLDEVWASWGNAGAGTLSGSVQSLQLAPLAPVPAGRFVARKRPFPAAREQAGLSPALLAWLVSAQHRLFHQLWHASRDRWHTLPKEKRNSLRGLGWQPGPVKHERGARGRRKHRNASGIDFLFMHRHMLLHARSLQPDLVSWRQIPQPSARLEQDRQAFIRYYENRDGCSVPPAWVSEDDEEFTQWLHGLKSDAAFYGNFQVWESQYQDPEYLSRMSLGEFGSEIELGMHDWLHMRWADVARDPSNGMPVMEARMSSDFAGRWYLAPNDFLGDPFSSHVHPVFWKFHGWIDDRIDDWFRAHERYHPGEVLRREVNGVPWFAPGRWVEVDDPWLGASTHGCGPLGNAPGEMSLEMDQEVMKLALRIALSRDEEVPELLKRAPRRPWYAQHLKL, from the coding sequence ATGAGGTTTTCGAGACGAGGATTTTTGACCGGTCTGGCGGTGACGGGGGCGGCTATCCCCGTGGCGATCTATACCCAGAAGGAACTGCTGCGTCAGGATGTTCGCCGTAAGGAAGAGCAGGAAATCACCCCAGGTGAAGCCAAGCTGGAGGTGGCCCAGGATCCAGGGATACGCCTTGCCGATCACTTGCGAGGTATCTGGGATATTGAGTTCCTGGACGCCGATGGCCCTCACGCCCTGCCTCGCCGTGGTTGTGAGCTGTTGCTCGATGCTGGGCCTGCCGGGCGTGGCCTGCGGGGCTTCCTGGGACGTCCTGAAAGTCTGCGTGATGATAAGGGAGAGGCGTTCCTGGTCTTGGGTGACCTGGCCTCGGTGGACGCTGCGAAGCTGCGTTGGCGGCTGTATCCCGATGGACAGATTGCCGGTTCTCCCTCTCATGAGTGCCGGGTAGTGCTCGATGAAGTCTGGGCGAGTTGGGGTAATGCTGGCGCTGGTACCTTGAGCGGTAGTGTGCAGTCCTTGCAGCTTGCTCCCTTGGCTCCCGTACCGGCCGGGCGTTTCGTCGCTCGCAAGCGGCCTTTCCCCGCGGCACGAGAGCAGGCTGGCCTGAGTCCCGCCTTGTTGGCATGGTTGGTCTCTGCACAGCACCGATTGTTTCATCAGCTCTGGCACGCCTCTCGTGATCGCTGGCATACCTTGCCCAAGGAAAAGCGCAACAGCCTGCGCGGGCTTGGTTGGCAGCCGGGGCCGGTGAAGCATGAGCGCGGCGCTCGCGGGCGGCGCAAGCATCGCAATGCCTCAGGTATCGATTTTCTGTTCATGCATCGGCACATGTTGTTGCATGCACGCTCGCTACAACCTGACTTGGTGTCGTGGCGCCAGATACCGCAGCCATCAGCTCGCCTTGAGCAGGATCGACAGGCTTTCATTCGTTACTACGAGAACCGTGATGGCTGCTCGGTGCCCCCTGCCTGGGTATCCGAGGATGATGAAGAGTTCACCCAGTGGCTGCATGGTCTCAAGAGTGATGCGGCCTTCTATGGCAACTTCCAGGTTTGGGAGTCGCAGTACCAGGATCCGGAATATCTGAGTCGCATGAGCTTGGGCGAATTTGGTTCCGAGATCGAGCTGGGCATGCATGACTGGCTGCATATGCGCTGGGCGGATGTTGCTCGTGATCCTTCCAATGGTATGCCGGTGATGGAGGCGCGCATGTCCTCGGACTTCGCCGGGCGCTGGTACCTGGCGCCGAATGATTTCCTTGGTGACCCGTTTTCGTCCCACGTCCATCCGGTGTTCTGGAAGTTTCATGGTTGGATCGATGACCGGATCGACGACTGGTTTCGTGCCCACGAACGCTATCACCCGGGTGAAGTACTACGGCGTGAGGTCAATGGCGTGCCTTGGTTCGCGCCGGGGCGTTGGGTGGAGGTAGACGATCCGTGGTTGGGGGCCTCGACCCATGGCTGTGGGCCGCTGGGTAATGCCCCTGGGGAAATGTCGCTGGAGATGGACCAGGAGGTCATGAAGCTGGCGTTGCGGATTGCCCTGAGTCGCGATGAAGAGGTACCGGAGCTGCTCAAGCGCGCCCCGCGGCGGCCCTGGTATGCGCAGCACCTGAAGCTCTGA
- the pvdM gene encoding pyoverdine-tailoring dipeptidase-like protein PvdM, which translates to MSKISGKKTLYLSLLILIVAALGVGAGTAWHYYWKDRVSYPNEIVKHANDLQERIISFDSHITVPLDFGTEGSEADKDTHRQFDLVKAGRGRMSGAALSILAWPEMWNGPNAPHHPTTGFIEEARHQRETRYRIIQGMVRDFPNQAAIAYTPADLRRIASEGKLAVVISLLNAYAMGNDLDELDKWAARGMRLFGFSYVGNNDWADSSRPLPFFNDTRDALGGLSPIGKQAVERLNDLGVVIDVSQMSSKALEDVAALTRAPIVASHSAPRSLVDIPRNLSDKELQVIKATGGVIQVVGFSTYLRPLSQPTLDKLNALRQRFDLGPLQGLENALMPGDAVITIWPEQRFGEYASSLYGILDEEPKANLKDYVDAIDYTVKKVGIDHVGISSDFNEGGGVNGWMSVADNRNVTAELIQRGYTDIEIAKLWGENYLRVWEQVQKLAKPVKTSIQPGTAG; encoded by the coding sequence ATGAGCAAAATATCTGGAAAGAAAACCCTCTACCTGAGCCTGCTGATACTGATCGTCGCCGCCCTCGGGGTTGGGGCCGGAACGGCCTGGCATTACTACTGGAAGGATCGCGTGTCCTACCCCAATGAAATCGTCAAGCACGCCAACGACCTGCAAGAACGCATCATCTCTTTCGACAGCCATATCACCGTACCGCTGGACTTCGGCACCGAGGGCAGCGAAGCGGACAAGGACACTCATCGTCAGTTCGACCTGGTAAAGGCCGGACGCGGCAGGATGTCCGGAGCCGCCCTAAGCATCCTCGCCTGGCCGGAGATGTGGAACGGCCCCAACGCCCCCCACCATCCCACTACTGGCTTCATCGAAGAAGCTCGTCACCAGCGCGAGACCCGTTACCGGATCATCCAGGGCATGGTGCGCGACTTCCCCAACCAGGCCGCCATTGCCTACACCCCCGCTGACCTGCGCCGCATCGCCTCCGAAGGCAAACTGGCTGTCGTGATCAGCCTGCTCAACGCCTATGCCATGGGGAACGATCTCGACGAGCTGGACAAGTGGGCCGCCCGCGGCATGCGCCTGTTCGGCTTCAGCTATGTCGGCAACAACGACTGGGCTGACTCTTCGCGCCCCTTGCCATTTTTCAATGACACCCGGGACGCGCTCGGAGGTCTCTCGCCCATCGGCAAGCAGGCTGTGGAGCGGCTCAATGACCTGGGAGTAGTAATCGACGTTTCGCAAATGTCCAGCAAGGCCCTGGAGGATGTTGCAGCCCTGACCCGAGCTCCGATAGTGGCCTCGCACTCCGCCCCCAGGTCGTTAGTGGATATCCCACGCAATCTCAGCGACAAGGAACTGCAAGTCATCAAGGCTACAGGAGGCGTCATTCAGGTAGTGGGGTTCTCCACCTACCTGCGCCCACTCAGCCAGCCGACCCTGGACAAGCTGAACGCACTGCGCCAGCGCTTCGATCTGGGCCCACTGCAAGGACTGGAAAACGCCCTGATGCCAGGAGACGCTGTCATCACTATCTGGCCGGAACAACGCTTTGGTGAATATGCCAGTTCGCTGTACGGCATCCTCGACGAAGAACCCAAAGCGAACCTCAAGGACTATGTCGATGCCATCGACTACACGGTGAAAAAGGTCGGAATCGATCACGTGGGCATCAGCTCCGACTTCAACGAAGGTGGCGGCGTCAACGGCTGGATGAGCGTGGCGGACAACCGCAACGTCACCGCAGAGCTGATTCAACGCGGCTACACGGACATCGAGATCGCCAAGCTCTGGGGTGAGAACTACCTGCGCGTCTGGGAACAAGTGCAGAAGCTGGCCAAGCCCGTCAAGACCTCCATACAACCTGGCACCGCCGGTTGA